The window CGCCGATGAAGCGGGCGACGAAGGCATTGGCCGGGTGATCGTGCAGGCGCTCCGGCGTATCGACCTGGACCAGACGGCCCTTGTTCATGATCGCGACGCGGTCGCTCATGGTCAGCGCTTCGCGCTGGTCGTGCGTGACATAGATGATGGTGGCGCTCAGCCGCCGGTGCAGCCGCTTGAGCTCGATCTGCATGGTCTCGCGAAGCTGCTTGTCGAGCGCCGAAAGCGGCTCGTCCATCAGGATCAGGCCGGGTTCGAAGATCATGGCGCGCGCCAGCGCCACACGCTGGCGCTGGCCGCCGGAGAGTTCGTGGATGCGCCGGTTCTCGTAGCCGGAGAGTTCGACCATCTCGAGCGCCGACTTGAGCTTTTCGGCCCAGGTGGAGCGGGGCAGCCGGCGGGCGCGCAGCGGGAAAGTGATGTTGTCGCCGACGCTCATATGCGGAAACAGCGCATAGTTCTGGAAGACGATGCCGATGTCGCGCTTGTGCGGCGGCTCGAATGTAATGTCCCGATCCCCGATCCAGATCGAACCGGAACTCGGCTGGACGAAGCCGCCGAGAATGCCGAGAAGCGTGGTCTTGCCCGAGCCGGACGGGCCGAGAATGGAGACGAACTCGCCGGGGGCGACATCG of the Pseudoxanthobacter soli DSM 19599 genome contains:
- a CDS encoding ABC transporter ATP-binding protein, giving the protein MIEQPKRERVGVSIRKATKAYGTFRALDEASLDVAPGEFVSILGPSGSGKTTLLGILGGFVQPSSGSIWIGDRDITFEPPHKRDIGIVFQNYALFPHMSVGDNITFPLRARRLPRSTWAEKLKSALEMVELSGYENRRIHELSGGQRQRVALARAMIFEPGLILMDEPLSALDKQLRETMQIELKRLHRRLSATIIYVTHDQREALTMSDRVAIMNKGRLVQVDTPERLHDHPANAFVARFIGEATLLPVQRGADGAVRLGGQVMTTAHPVPGGEALYLVVHAEKLVVADGSQAPGFNRLSGIVTDTLYQGESIRVFVRLDVGGELSFRLPSNHAGRALMKAPGDAITVALHPEDTVIVPEAA